A section of the Flavobacterium ardleyense genome encodes:
- a CDS encoding YidH family protein, translated as MQDDKPQFSQHLSNEQTFLSWVRTGLEVMAFGIVSVKFSLFTNQLVGILLVGGGALMNLFAYLKYRQNLRRLREAEFKYSHKMVTVVIIGIMMISITLLVILYDAYITGDATPVPLKDKIEETSGLPADSSFTEAPKN; from the coding sequence ATGCAAGACGACAAACCACAATTTAGCCAACATCTCTCAAACGAACAGACTTTTCTTTCTTGGGTCCGCACTGGTCTCGAAGTAATGGCTTTTGGAATTGTCTCGGTGAAATTTTCTTTATTCACTAATCAACTAGTAGGAATTCTTCTTGTGGGTGGTGGTGCTTTGATGAACCTATTTGCTTACTTAAAATACCGACAAAATCTCCGCCGACTTCGGGAAGCTGAATTTAAATATTCGCATAAAATGGTGACGGTTGTAATAATCGGAATTATGATGATAAGCATTACGCTACTCGTTATTTTGTATGACGCTTATATTACCGGCGATGCCACGCCCGTGCCTCTAAAGGATAAAATTGAAGAAACGAGCGGTTTGCCCGCAGACTCATCCTTTACCGAAGCTCCTAAAAATTAA